The sequence GCAGCCTATGTCGACGACCCGGCGCGGAAAATCGACCGGCACTTGCGCGACCAGATCGCGTGCCGGCCGCGTGCGCTCATCCTCGAATTTCAGATATTGAGCGGCGGACCAGTCAGCCATTTGAACTCCCCATGTGGCTTTGAGAATTCACCGCCCTGACGATCCCCTACCGCGTCAGCCGCTTGTGCGTCATGCGATGCGGGGCCGCCGCCTCGGCGCCCAGGCGCCGCAGCTTGTCCTTCTCATATTCCTCGAAATTGCCTTCGAACCATTCGACATGCGCGTCGCCTTCGAAGGCGAGCATGTGGGTCGCCATGCGGTCGAGGAACATGCGATCGTGGCTGATGATGACGGCGCAGCCGGCATAGGCTTCGAGCGCGTCTTCCAGCGCTCCCAGCGTTTCGGTGTCGAGGTCGTTGGTCGGTTCGTCGAGCAGCAGGACATTGCCGCCGTTCTTCAGCATCTTGGCCAGATGGACGCGGTTGCGCTGACCGCCGGAGAGGTTGCCGACCTTCTGCTGCTGGTCGCCGCCACGGAAGTTGAAGGACGAGCAATAGGCGCGGCTGTTGATCTCGTGCTTGCCGAGCTTGATGATTTCAGCGCCGCCGGAGATTTCTTCCCACACGGTCTTGTTGCCATCCAGTGCGTCGCGGCTCTGGTCGACATAGCCGAGCTTGACCGTCTCGCCGATGCGCACGGTGCCCGCATCCGGCTTTTCCTGGCCGGTGAAGGTCTTGAACAGCGTCGTCTTGCCGGCGCCGTTCGGACCGATGACGCCGACGATGCCGCCCGGCGGCAGCCGGAACGACAGGTTCTCGATCAAAAGCTCGTCGCCAAAACCCTTGTTGAGGCCTTCGACTTCGATGACCACATTGCCGAGACGCTCGCTCGAGGGAATAACGATCTGCGTATCGGTCGGCTTGCGGTTCTGCGACTGCTCGACAAGTTCCTCATAGGCCTTGATACGCGCCTTCGACTTGGTCTGGCGCGCCTTCGGCGAGGACTGTATCCATTCGCGCTCGCGCCAGATCGACTTCTGACGAGCGTCGTCCTCGCGGCCTTCCTGGATCAGGCGCTTGGCCTTGGCGTCGAGATATCTGGTGTAGTTGCCCTCATAGGGAATGCCGCGGCCACGGTCGAGCTCGAGGATCCAGCCGGTGACATTGTCGAGGAAGTAGCGGTCGTGGGTGATGATCAGCACCGAGCCGGGATAGTCGCGCAGGTGCTTTTCCAGCCACGCCGTGGTCTCGGCGTCGAGATGGTTGGTCGGTTCGTCGAGCAGCAACAGGTCGGGCTGTTCCAGAAGCAGCCGGCAGAGCGCGACGCGGCGACGCTCGCCGCCCGACAGGTTGGTCACTTCGGAATCGGCCGGCGGACACTGCAGCGCGTCCATCGCCATCTCGACCTGCTGGTCGAGATCCCAAAGGTTGAGCCGGTCCATCTCGTCCTGCAGCTTGGCGGACTCGTCGGCCGTCTCGTCGGAATAGTTCATCATCAGCTCGTTGTAGCGCTCGATGATGGCGGTCTTCCTGCCGACGCCGTCCATGACGTTTTCACGCACGGTCTTTGAGTTGTCGAGCTGCGGCTCCTGCGCCAGGTAACCCACGGTCGCGCCCTCGGCCAGCCACGCCTCGCCCTGAAACTCCTTGTCGAGCCCGGCCATGATGCGCAGGATGGTCGACTTACCCGAGCCGTTAGGCCCGAGAATGCCGATCTTGGCGTCCGGATAGAAGGACAGATGAACATTATCGAGCACCTTCTTGGTGCCATAGGCCTTCGACAGGCCGGACATGTGATAGATGAACTGGCGTGCCACGCGCGCTTTCCCTGAAAAACTGACTGGATTTGCCGATTTGAATGGAGGTTGGCCGCTATGTAGGCGATGCAGCGGCGAACGGCAATCGCTTTTGCCAGATCAAGCCGAACACACGGACAAGTGTGTGCTTCCCGCCGAAGTTTTCCGCCGGTCACCAGGCGCGTTGAAATCTCCGGTTAACCCTTCAGCGTCAAAACAGGATGGGGGTGGAATCGCTGGCTGGCCGCGATTCCTGTAGAGAAAGCGGATCGACGGCAGTGCTGAACAGTTTCCTGCTCCTCGCCGAGGCGGTCGTTTACTTCAGCGTCATGGTGACGCTTTTCCGCTTCCGCAAGCGTATTGGCCTCGGCGTCTTCGTCTGCGCGCTCGGCGTCATGCATTTCCTGGAAACCTATCTCGCCAGCGTCTTCTATGTCGCCTTGCCGTTCGGCTTGGTTTCGCCGGGCTCGGCGGTGCTGTTTTCCGGCAAGCTGGTCATGCTGCTCCTGCTCTACATCAAGGAGGACGCCGCCACCGTGCGCCAGCCCATCTATGGCCTGCTGCTCGGCAATGCACTGATGATCGGGCTGGTGCTGCTCTTGCGCCTGCACGTCATCGCGCCGCTCCCCGACGGCAAGCTGCCCGACATCGGCTTCATCGACGAGATGGGCTGGCTGATGGTGTGGGGCACGACGCTCTTGGTCATCGACGCCATCCTGATCATCCTCCTCTATGAAAGACTGGGGCGCACCCTGCGCAAGGCGCAATTCGCGCGCATCCTGATTTGCGTCGCCTGCGTGCTGACCTTCGACCAGGCGGGCTTCTTCACTGCACTGCATTTCGTCGCCGGCGCGCCGATCGCGGTCTTCTTCGGCGGCTGGTTTGCCAAGATGGCGGCGGCGCTGGCCTTCAGCGGCATGCTCGTGGCCTACCTCAGATGGTTCGAGGCCCGCGACATCGCGCTGCCGCGTGGGCTGACCGACATTTTCGAAACGCTGACCTATCGCGAGCGCTATGAGGCGCTGGTCGAGCATGCCGGCCGCGACGGCCTGACCGGCCTGCTGCACCGCGGCCGCTTCGACGCCGACGGTGAAGCCGCCGTCGAGGTCAGCCTGCGCACGGCGAGGCCCCTCAGCCTGCTGATCATCGATGTCGACCATTTCAAGTCGATCAACGACCGTTTCGGCCATGCCGAAGGCGACAAGGTGCTGAAAGGGGTAGCAAGCCTGCTTAGCGAAGTGGCGAGCGCCGGGGACCAGGTGTTCCGCATCGGCGGCGAGGAATTCGCCATCCTCAGTTCGCGCCCGCATCCGGTCGCCAGGCTGTTTGGCGAAAGCATCCGCCACGCCGTCAAGGCATCGGCGGTGGCCAGCCGTTTCGAGCTGACCGTCAGCGCCGGCGTTTCAACCGTCAGCGAAACGACGCGCTGTCTTGCCGATCTGTTCGCCCTCGCCGACCAGCGCCTCTACAAGGCGAAGTCGACCGGACGCGACCGCGTCGTCGGCGAGCCGGCCGGCCATGAGCCGGACGCCGCCATCGCCTGGACCAGGTCGGCGCAGTTCTGATCTAGGATTTTCTCTGTCGCGCAATGCCGGTCAGCAGTGTCCTTACTGGAACCCGATCGCGTCGACGGTGCCTATCGGGCAACCGGCCTTGTTGGTCGGCACCGAGGCGAGCAGCAGGTCCTTGAGCGAAGCGTTCGGGCCGATCGGGCCGGCAAGGCCGAGCGTGAGTTCGCCGATCAGCCGCCGGCCGTTCGACGGATCGATGACGCAGGACACCCGCACGCGATCCCCTGCCCCGGCGCCGAAGGCGGTGTCGAAGGCGCCACGGATCTGGTCCGCGGTCAGCTTGCCGCCAATGGTCTTGGCGAAGAGATCGCGGACCGGCGAGGCGTTGACCTGTCGCATCAGGCCGAGCGCATCGGAGAAGTATTCCTGCTGGCTCTTGCCGTAGCAGGTGCCGTGCTTGATCCATTCATGCCGTTCCAACTGGGAGGCCGTGCCCGGCATCACCTGATCAAGCTCCTTGCGGGTACCGGCGTCCAGATTGACCGGCGGCAGGTCCTTCCAGTGAGCCGGATTGTCGTTGGCCTTGTCGCTTGCCGCCACCTGGCAATAGAAATTGCCGTTCGGCTGCGGCCACAAGCCATGCAAGGTGAAGTTGGTGGCGTCGAACTCGCTCGGGTTCTGCGCCCTGCATTCGGTCTTGCTCGACTTGGTCTCGCAAAAAGCCGGCTGCCAGCTCAGCGCGAAGACATATTCGGGTTTTCCCGAGGCGGCAGGCTTGCCTTGTCCGCCAGGTGCCGCCGGCACCGTCGCCGCACTGCTGCCCGAGAGATGGCCGCAAGTGACCTTCACCCAGCGGCGCTCCGGATCGGCGCGGGGCACCAGGATCAGATAATGCGTCGGCGCGTCCTTGTTGCCGGCAAGCAGCTGGTAGCTCTGCCCGGCCTCGGTCGAGACATTGCCTGGGTTCTTGCCGTTCTTGATGGCCTGCGTTGCCGGACAGGCAGCGTCGGCCACGAAGGTGCCGCTCATCTTGACCTCGGCACGCGCAGCATTGGCCAGCGACACCGCCAGCATGGCCAATCCGAAAACGACACCAATGCGCATGAGAAATCCCCGGCTGAGAAGTGGGCGACAGACTGAAGCTGTCTCCATGTCAGAATTGCGTTATTTTGCGGGTCGAACGCAAGAAACATCGTCGCGCAAAAGCAATTGCTGTGGATTGACGCAAAACCGGCGCCGGCGCAAGAAAAGCCAACAACGATAAAATGAGGGAGAGAGCGGGCGGCCATGCCTTTCAATCAACAACGCATGGTCCGTTCACCGACCGGCGCCGATCTCAATCTCCTCGTCAGCCAGGCTGAAGACGAACCACGCGCGGTCGTCCAGATCAACCACGGCCTGGCCGAGCACGCCGCGCGCTATGCCCGCTTTGCCGATTTTCTCTCCGCGCGCGGCTTCCACGTCTATGTCCATGACCATCGCGGTCACGGCGCGACCAAGGCGCCTGACGCACCGCTCGGCAAATTCGCCGACGAGGATGGCCCGGCCAAGGTGATCGCCGATGTCGACGCCATCCATGATCTCATCGCCAGCGAATGCCCAGGCCTGCCGGTCATCCTCTTCGGTCATTCGATGGGCGCGTCGGTGGCGCTGAACTACCTTTTGGGCCACTCGCCGCGCATCCATGCCGCCGCGATCTGGAACGGCAATTTTTCGCAAGGGCGGCTTGGGCAGGTGGCGCTCGGCATCCTCGCGTGGGAACGGATGCGGCTGGGCTCCGACGTCCCGTCCCGCTTGTTGCCGAAACTCACCTTTCAGGCCTGGGGCAAGGCGGTGCCCAACCACCGCACGCTGTTCGACTGGCTGTCGCGCGACGAGGCCGAGGTTGCGAAATACATCGCCGACCCGCTGTGCGGCTGGGATGCATCCGTGTCGATGTGGCGCGACGTTGTCTCGATGGCAATCAACGGCGGCAAGGATGCCACCTTCGCCGGCGTCCGGCGCGACCTTCCCGTCGCCGTCGTCGGCGGCGAGAAAGATCCCGCCTCGGACTATGGCAAGGGCATCATCCACCTTGCCAATCGCATGCGTGGGATGGGCTTTTCGAATCTCGTTTCAAAGGTTTACGCCGACACCCGCCACGAAAGCCTGAACGAGCTGAACCGCGATATCATCATGAACGATTTCGCCACCTGGGCCGACAGCGTGCTGAAATAGCGACCTGAATCCTTTTCGAACCGGCCCGTTGGCCTATTGCAAGGGCCGTGACAGCCGATGCCGGGCTTGATAGAGGCTCTGCTTTCGCGGCAATCATGGTGATTGCGGCAATCACGGTGATTTATGGCCGAACCACCCCTGAAAGGCGTCCGCGTCGTCGAACTCGCCCGCATCCTTGCCGGGCCATGGGCCGGGCAATTGCTTGCCGATCTCGGCGCCGACGTCATCAAGGTCGAAAGTCCCGAGGGCGGCGACGACACCCGCAAATGGGGCCCGCCCTTCGTCATGAGCCATGACGGCGAGAACCTGTCGGCCGCTTATTACCATTCCTGCAACCGCGGCAAGCGCTCCATCGCCATCGATTTCTCGACGCCGGAGGGTGCGGAGACCGTGCGCCGGCTGGTCGCCACGTCGGATGTGCTGATCGAGAACTTCAAGCTCGGCGGCCTGAAGAAATACGGGCTCGACTATGACAGCCTGCGCAAGATCAACCCGCGCCTTGTCTATTGCTCGATCACCGGCTTCGGCCAGGACGGGCCGTATGCGCCGCGCGCCGGCTACGACTTCATCATCCAGGCCATGGCCGGTATGATGTCGATCACCGGCGAAGTCGGCCGCGAGCCGCAAAAGGCCGGCGTCGCCATCTCGGACATCTTCACCGGGCTCTATTCCGTCATCGCCATACAGGCCGCGTTGCGCCATGCCGACCGGACTGGCGAAGGCCAGCATATCGACATGGCGCTGTTTGACACGCAGATCTCGGCGCTCGGCAACCAGAACCTCAACTACCTCGTCTCCGGCAAGTCGCCGGTGCAGATGGGCAATGCGCATATGAACATCGCGCCTTACGAGGTGGTGCCGGTTCGGGACGGCCACATCATCCTGGCGGTCGGCAATGACGGCCAGTTCGCCAAATTCTGTGCCGCAGTCGGGTTGGATGAACTGTCGACCAATCGCGACTTTGCCACCAATCCAGCCCGGGTCGCGAACCGGGTGAAGCTGCGCGAACGCATCGTCGAGGCGCTGAGCACGCTCGATCGCGACCCGCTGCTGGCAAAGCTGGAAGCGGCAAGTGTGCCGGCGAGCCCGATCAACACGATCGGCCAGATGTTTGCCGACCCGCAGACGATTGCGCGCGGCATGCGGCTCGACCTCGACGACGGCCATGGCAATCTTCTGCCTTCGGTGCGCGCGCCGATGGTGATGTCGGGCACGCCGCTGGTCTACGAGCGCCCCTCGCCGCGCCTGGGCGAACACACCGACGAAATCCTTGCCGAACTGGAGAGATCAGCGACATGAAGACCGGTGGACAACTGATCGTCGATGCGCTGGAAGCGAACGGCACCGACCGCATCTTCTGCGTGCCGGGCGAATCCTATCTGGCGGTGCTCGACGCGCTGCACGATTCATCGATCCGCACCATCGTCTGCCGCCAGGAGGGGGGTGCCGCGATGATGGCCGACTGCCAGGGGCGGCTGACCGGCAAGCCCGGCATCTGCTTCGTCACCCGCGGCCCCGGCGCCACCAACGCATCCGCCGGCATCCACATCGCCATGCAGGATTCGGTGCCGCTCATCCTGTTCATCGGCCAGGTCGCCAGCCACGCCAAGGAGCGCGAGGCGTTCCAGGAGGTGGATTACAAGAGGTTCTTCGGCGACATCGCCAAATGGGTGGTCGAGATCGACGACGCCTCGCGCATCCCCGAATTCGTCACCCGCGCCTTCGCGGTGGCAACGTCGGGCCGGCCTGGTCCAGTCGTCATCTCGCTGCCCGAAGACATGCTGACCAGCGAGGTCGAGGCTCCGGAAGCGCTTCCCCATACTCCGGTCGAGACCTATCCCGGCGGGGCCGAACTCGATGCGCTGGAAATGCTGCTCAACGGCGCCAAGCGACCATTCGTCATCCTGGGCGGCACACGCTGGAATGAGGAAGCCGTCGCGCGCATGCGCACCATATCGGAGACATGGTCGCTTCCCGTCGGCTGCTCTTTCCGCCGCCAGATGCTGTTCGACCATCTTCACGCGAACTACGCAGGCGACGTCGGAATCGGCATCAACCCCAAGCTGGCGGCGCAGGTCAAGGCGGCCGACGTCGTGCTGTTGATCGGCGGGCGCATGGGCGAGATGCCCTCTTCCGACTACACGCTGCTGAAAAGCCCCTACCCCGACCAGACGCTGGTGCATGTCCACGCCGACGCCGGCGAACTCGGCCGCGTCTACCGGCCGACGCTGGCGATCAACGCCTCGCCCGCCGCCTTCGTCGAGGCCTTTGCCAAGCGCAAGCCGGCCCGAACGCCATCCTGGGCAGGCGAGACGGCGAAAGCGCACAGCGCCTATCTCGAATGGTCGACGCCACCGCAGACGGGTCCGGGCGACGTGCAGATGGGCCCGATCATGACATATCTGGAACAGGAACTGCCCCACGACGCCATCTTCGCCAACGGCGCCGGCAATTACGCCACCTGGGTGCATCGTTTCCACCGCTTCCGCCGTTTCGGCACGCAGGCGGCGCCGACCTCCGGCTCGATGGGCTACGGCACCCCGGCGGCGGTCGCCGCCAAGGCGCTTCATCCGGATCGCACCGTGATCGCCTTTGCCGGCGACGGCTGCTTCCTGATGAATGGCCAGGAGTTCGCCACCGCCGTGC comes from Mesorhizobium japonicum MAFF 303099 and encodes:
- the ettA gene encoding energy-dependent translational throttle protein EttA — translated: MARQFIYHMSGLSKAYGTKKVLDNVHLSFYPDAKIGILGPNGSGKSTILRIMAGLDKEFQGEAWLAEGATVGYLAQEPQLDNSKTVRENVMDGVGRKTAIIERYNELMMNYSDETADESAKLQDEMDRLNLWDLDQQVEMAMDALQCPPADSEVTNLSGGERRRVALCRLLLEQPDLLLLDEPTNHLDAETTAWLEKHLRDYPGSVLIITHDRYFLDNVTGWILELDRGRGIPYEGNYTRYLDAKAKRLIQEGREDDARQKSIWREREWIQSSPKARQTKSKARIKAYEELVEQSQNRKPTDTQIVIPSSERLGNVVIEVEGLNKGFGDELLIENLSFRLPPGGIVGVIGPNGAGKTTLFKTFTGQEKPDAGTVRIGETVKLGYVDQSRDALDGNKTVWEEISGGAEIIKLGKHEINSRAYCSSFNFRGGDQQQKVGNLSGGQRNRVHLAKMLKNGGNVLLLDEPTNDLDTETLGALEDALEAYAGCAVIISHDRMFLDRMATHMLAFEGDAHVEWFEGNFEEYEKDKLRRLGAEAAAPHRMTHKRLTR
- a CDS encoding CaiB/BaiF CoA transferase family protein yields the protein MAEPPLKGVRVVELARILAGPWAGQLLADLGADVIKVESPEGGDDTRKWGPPFVMSHDGENLSAAYYHSCNRGKRSIAIDFSTPEGAETVRRLVATSDVLIENFKLGGLKKYGLDYDSLRKINPRLVYCSITGFGQDGPYAPRAGYDFIIQAMAGMMSITGEVGREPQKAGVAISDIFTGLYSVIAIQAALRHADRTGEGQHIDMALFDTQISALGNQNLNYLVSGKSPVQMGNAHMNIAPYEVVPVRDGHIILAVGNDGQFAKFCAAVGLDELSTNRDFATNPARVANRVKLRERIVEALSTLDRDPLLAKLEAASVPASPINTIGQMFADPQTIARGMRLDLDDGHGNLLPSVRAPMVMSGTPLVYERPSPRLGEHTDEILAELERSAT
- a CDS encoding ribonuclease T2 family protein, which encodes MRIGVVFGLAMLAVSLANAARAEVKMSGTFVADAACPATQAIKNGKNPGNVSTEAGQSYQLLAGNKDAPTHYLILVPRADPERRWVKVTCGHLSGSSAATVPAAPGGQGKPAASGKPEYVFALSWQPAFCETKSSKTECRAQNPSEFDATNFTLHGLWPQPNGNFYCQVAASDKANDNPAHWKDLPPVNLDAGTRKELDQVMPGTASQLERHEWIKHGTCYGKSQQEYFSDALGLMRQVNASPVRDLFAKTIGGKLTADQIRGAFDTAFGAGAGDRVRVSCVIDPSNGRRLIGELTLGLAGPIGPNASLKDLLLASVPTNKAGCPIGTVDAIGFQ
- a CDS encoding thiamine pyrophosphate-binding protein encodes the protein MKTGGQLIVDALEANGTDRIFCVPGESYLAVLDALHDSSIRTIVCRQEGGAAMMADCQGRLTGKPGICFVTRGPGATNASAGIHIAMQDSVPLILFIGQVASHAKEREAFQEVDYKRFFGDIAKWVVEIDDASRIPEFVTRAFAVATSGRPGPVVISLPEDMLTSEVEAPEALPHTPVETYPGGAELDALEMLLNGAKRPFVILGGTRWNEEAVARMRTISETWSLPVGCSFRRQMLFDHLHANYAGDVGIGINPKLAAQVKAADVVLLIGGRMGEMPSSDYTLLKSPYPDQTLVHVHADAGELGRVYRPTLAINASPAAFVEAFAKRKPARTPSWAGETAKAHSAYLEWSTPPQTGPGDVQMGPIMTYLEQELPHDAIFANGAGNYATWVHRFHRFRRFGTQAAPTSGSMGYGTPAAVAAKALHPDRTVIAFAGDGCFLMNGQEFATAVQYDLPIIVIVVNNGIYGTIRMHQEREYPGRVVATDLRNPDFASLARAYGGHGETVEKTADFAPAFERARASGKPAIVEIRLDPEAITPTRTMTQIRDKA
- a CDS encoding alpha/beta fold hydrolase; the encoded protein is MPFNQQRMVRSPTGADLNLLVSQAEDEPRAVVQINHGLAEHAARYARFADFLSARGFHVYVHDHRGHGATKAPDAPLGKFADEDGPAKVIADVDAIHDLIASECPGLPVILFGHSMGASVALNYLLGHSPRIHAAAIWNGNFSQGRLGQVALGILAWERMRLGSDVPSRLLPKLTFQAWGKAVPNHRTLFDWLSRDEAEVAKYIADPLCGWDASVSMWRDVVSMAINGGKDATFAGVRRDLPVAVVGGEKDPASDYGKGIIHLANRMRGMGFSNLVSKVYADTRHESLNELNRDIIMNDFATWADSVLK
- a CDS encoding GGDEF domain-containing protein: MLNSFLLLAEAVVYFSVMVTLFRFRKRIGLGVFVCALGVMHFLETYLASVFYVALPFGLVSPGSAVLFSGKLVMLLLLYIKEDAATVRQPIYGLLLGNALMIGLVLLLRLHVIAPLPDGKLPDIGFIDEMGWLMVWGTTLLVIDAILIILLYERLGRTLRKAQFARILICVACVLTFDQAGFFTALHFVAGAPIAVFFGGWFAKMAAALAFSGMLVAYLRWFEARDIALPRGLTDIFETLTYRERYEALVEHAGRDGLTGLLHRGRFDADGEAAVEVSLRTARPLSLLIIDVDHFKSINDRFGHAEGDKVLKGVASLLSEVASAGDQVFRIGGEEFAILSSRPHPVARLFGESIRHAVKASAVASRFELTVSAGVSTVSETTRCLADLFALADQRLYKAKSTGRDRVVGEPAGHEPDAAIAWTRSAQF